Proteins from one Faecalibacterium sp. I3-3-33 genomic window:
- the murG gene encoding undecaprenyldiphospho-muramoylpentapeptide beta-N-acetylglucosaminyltransferase — protein sequence MRVLIAAGGTAGHINPALAIAGALKKADPTAEIHFAGRKEGMEYRLVTQAGYPFHHIEITGFQRKLSLHNIKRNIITLWNLALSGPKAKAMMKEVKPDLVIGCGGYVSGPVVRCAAKMGIHTALHEQNAFPGVTNKLLAPDVDIVFAAVPAAVEKLGAPDKTLVVGNPVRPEVFVQAANREAIRAQLGAGDRTVILSFGGSLGARRVNEVVADLCAWEQHEHKPVLHLHATGQYGVQLFEQLQKQKDFAPGDSLVVKEYINNMPELLAAADLVISRAGALTLAELEAVGRAAVLIPSPNVAENHQYYNAMELQKAGAAVVIEEKDLTGEKLVQTVSTMLAQPGKLAEMGKNARSLSVDDSLDRITAALLKLVKTP from the coding sequence ATGCGTGTTCTCATCGCAGCCGGCGGCACTGCCGGACATATCAACCCCGCACTGGCCATTGCCGGTGCGCTGAAAAAGGCCGACCCTACCGCCGAGATCCACTTTGCAGGCCGTAAGGAGGGCATGGAGTACCGTTTGGTCACACAGGCGGGCTACCCCTTCCACCACATTGAGATCACCGGCTTCCAGCGCAAGCTCAGCCTGCACAACATCAAGCGCAATATCATCACCCTGTGGAATCTGGCCCTCTCCGGGCCCAAGGCCAAGGCCATGATGAAAGAGGTAAAGCCGGATCTTGTCATCGGCTGCGGCGGCTATGTGTCCGGCCCGGTGGTGCGCTGCGCCGCCAAAATGGGCATCCACACCGCTTTGCATGAGCAGAACGCTTTTCCCGGTGTGACCAACAAGCTGCTGGCCCCGGATGTGGATATCGTGTTTGCCGCTGTGCCCGCCGCTGTGGAAAAGCTGGGCGCACCGGACAAGACCCTTGTGGTGGGCAACCCCGTGCGGCCGGAGGTGTTTGTACAGGCCGCGAACCGCGAAGCCATCCGCGCACAGCTGGGTGCGGGCGACCGCACCGTCATCCTGTCCTTCGGCGGCAGTCTGGGTGCACGCCGGGTGAATGAGGTGGTGGCAGACCTGTGCGCATGGGAGCAGCACGAGCACAAGCCGGTGCTGCACCTGCACGCCACCGGACAGTACGGGGTGCAGCTGTTTGAGCAGCTGCAAAAGCAAAAGGACTTTGCCCCCGGTGACAGCCTTGTGGTAAAGGAATACATCAACAATATGCCGGAGCTGCTGGCAGCGGCAGACCTCGTCATCAGCCGCGCCGGTGCGCTGACGCTGGCCGAGCTGGAAGCCGTGGGACGCGCCGCTGTGCTGATCCCCAGCCCCAACGTGGCGGAGAACCACCAGTACTACAACGCCATGGAGCTGCAAAAGGCCGGGGCGGCTGTGGTGATCGAAGAAAAAGACCTGACCGGCGAAAAGCTGGTGCAGACTGTTTCTACTATGCTGGCACAGCCCGGCAAGCTGGCCGAGATGGGCAAAAACGCCCGCAGCCTGTCGGTGGACGACAGTCTGGACCGCATCACTGCGGCGCTGCTCAAGCTGGTCAAGACCCCGTGA
- a CDS encoding UDP-N-acetylmuramoyl-tripeptide--D-alanyl-D-alanine ligase yields MEKIHVSKLLAGLVPAGKLTSDPEVELVTTDSREVKPGCIFVAFPGERFDGHDFAARALEQGAEYVVVNHPVPGVPEEKAILCPDSYHAMMVMGANYRSQYHPKMVGVTGSVGKTTTKQMTYAALSSFGETIKTEGNQNNELGMPRTLMRLESSTEYAVIEMGMSHAGEIDRLVRAARPDVGIITCIGVSHIGNLGSQENICKAKLEICNGLPEGAPLVLNYDDPFLRKATLPAHVRPVWFSLSDENADVCALSIRQETDGMSFVLEDQEHGTFVVNIPAMGRHNVANALAAYCAATRLGCDAKRVVRGLSNFEQTGRRQKVVDSEGVTVIEDCYNANPDSMKAALAMFKDFPCKRRFALLGDMLELGEMSREAHEELGRLAAESGLYCLITYGEQAKRTAVVAAAKGVKTLHAENYREAADALLDRVQPGDAVLVKASHGMALEKVLDIFYEEHKEAEV; encoded by the coding sequence AACTGACCAGTGACCCGGAGGTGGAGCTGGTCACCACCGATAGCCGCGAGGTAAAGCCCGGCTGCATTTTTGTGGCCTTCCCCGGCGAGCGGTTCGACGGCCATGATTTCGCCGCCCGTGCGCTGGAGCAGGGCGCGGAGTATGTGGTGGTCAACCATCCCGTGCCCGGTGTGCCGGAGGAAAAGGCCATCCTTTGCCCGGACAGCTACCACGCCATGATGGTGATGGGCGCAAACTACCGCAGCCAGTACCACCCCAAGATGGTGGGCGTGACCGGCAGCGTGGGCAAGACCACCACCAAGCAGATGACCTACGCCGCCCTGAGCAGCTTTGGCGAGACCATCAAGACTGAGGGCAACCAGAACAACGAGCTGGGAATGCCCCGCACCCTGATGCGGCTGGAAAGCAGCACCGAGTACGCAGTCATCGAGATGGGCATGAGCCACGCCGGTGAGATCGACCGTCTGGTGCGGGCAGCACGCCCGGATGTGGGCATCATTACCTGCATCGGCGTGTCCCACATCGGCAATCTGGGCAGTCAGGAGAATATCTGCAAGGCAAAGCTGGAGATCTGCAACGGTCTGCCGGAGGGCGCGCCGCTGGTGCTGAACTACGACGACCCCTTCCTGCGCAAGGCAACGCTGCCCGCCCATGTGCGCCCGGTGTGGTTCAGTCTGAGCGACGAGAACGCGGACGTCTGCGCCCTGTCTATCCGGCAGGAGACTGACGGCATGAGTTTTGTGTTGGAGGATCAGGAGCACGGCACCTTTGTGGTGAACATCCCCGCCATGGGACGCCACAATGTGGCAAACGCCTTGGCTGCCTACTGCGCCGCTACCCGTCTGGGCTGCGACGCCAAGAGGGTCGTCCGGGGCCTTTCCAACTTTGAGCAGACCGGCCGCCGCCAGAAGGTGGTGGACAGCGAGGGCGTGACCGTCATCGAGGACTGCTACAACGCAAACCCGGACAGCATGAAGGCTGCGCTGGCGATGTTTAAAGATTTCCCATGCAAGCGCCGCTTTGCCCTGCTGGGCGATATGCTGGAGCTGGGCGAGATGAGCCGCGAAGCACACGAGGAGCTGGGACGCCTTGCCGCCGAGAGCGGGCTGTACTGCCTGATCACCTACGGCGAGCAGGCCAAGCGCACCGCCGTGGTGGCTGCCGCCAAGGGGGTAAAGACCCTGCACGCGGAAAATTACCGCGAGGCCGCCGATGCTCTGCTGGACCGGGTGCAGCCCGGCGATGCCGTTCTGGTAAAGGCCAGCCACGGCATGGCACTGGAAAAAGTGCTGGATATCTTCTATGAAGAGCATAAAGAAGCGGAAGTATAA
- a CDS encoding glycosyl transferase family 4, translating to MERFALAAAVVLGFALTAALCSLFVPLRRVLERREQQQQPVQSEQPRPAPLRAPLWGGLCAAAGTVAAVGVGWLAACVGQPELLGSEGRLMTRLLTALAGSLAFGAVGLAEDLARMRSPAALGLRRDVRLLLEALAAAFVLLLLRAAGCLPRGLGVPGAGYVLLGSAVPFLWAVLMVALAECARIAERDEGTVCGAAFVAMLALMMTEAGLGVSGLAVLPAALAGALVALLLWAFPPARLGVGCCGSLLAAGAIGCIPLCLDMTSLTVPLALPFWAAGGLLAAQLLCAKRTGKPLRCWVKKHKMSPETVFLYSFALSAVGYVLALALLRWC from the coding sequence ATGGAGCGTTTCGCCTTGGCAGCGGCGGTGGTGCTGGGCTTTGCCCTTACGGCAGCCCTGTGCAGCCTGTTTGTGCCGCTGCGGCGGGTGCTGGAACGCCGCGAACAACAACAGCAGCCGGTACAGTCTGAGCAGCCCCGGCCTGCACCCCTGCGCGCCCCGCTGTGGGGCGGGCTGTGTGCGGCGGCGGGCACGGTGGCTGCGGTGGGCGTGGGCTGGCTTGCCGCCTGCGTAGGCCAGCCGGAGCTGCTGGGCAGCGAGGGCCGGCTGATGACACGGCTGCTCACGGCGCTGGCTGGGAGCCTTGCCTTTGGGGCAGTGGGTCTTGCAGAAGATCTTGCCCGGATGCGCAGCCCGGCGGCGCTGGGGCTGCGGCGGGACGTGCGGCTTTTGCTGGAAGCACTGGCCGCGGCCTTTGTCCTTTTGCTGCTGCGGGCAGCGGGCTGTTTGCCCCGGGGGCTGGGCGTGCCCGGGGCGGGGTATGTGCTGCTGGGCAGCGCCGTGCCCTTTTTGTGGGCGGTGCTCATGGTGGCACTGGCTGAGTGCGCCCGCATCGCCGAGCGGGACGAGGGCACGGTGTGCGGTGCGGCCTTTGTGGCCATGCTGGCGCTGATGATGACAGAGGCCGGTCTGGGCGTTTCCGGGCTGGCGGTGCTGCCCGCCGCGCTGGCCGGGGCACTGGTGGCACTGCTGCTGTGGGCGTTCCCCCCGGCAAGGCTGGGGGTGGGCTGCTGCGGCAGCCTGCTGGCGGCGGGTGCCATCGGCTGCATTCCGCTGTGTCTGGATATGACCAGCCTGACCGTGCCGCTGGCGCTGCCCTTCTGGGCGGCGGGCGGTCTTTTGGCAGCGCAGCTGCTGTGTGCAAAGCGCACCGGCAAGCCTTTGCGCTGCTGGGTAAAAAAGCATAAAATGAGCCCGGAGACGGTGTTCCTGTACAGCTTTGCGCTGAGCGCTGTCGGCTATGTGCTGGCGCTGGCGCTGCTGCGCTGGTGCTGA
- a CDS encoding FtsW/RodA/SpoVE family cell cycle protein: MATIRKKHRAPVSVFQRDPGPWSRLLIDWLATLAVIMIFGLVMLFSASYTTGYLRMGDSFHYIKQQALCMMLGLGCMFLMSYMDHRFLRKMVVPGYIIVLAMLAVTLTMAPLNGCRRWIRFGGLTLQSSEVAKFEMILFSSHLAAKAPQVERLDPERRILLTPQEWLRVRVWKQLVVPVLPLIPVVILLALEPHMSGIVLTVAVVGTILLLSGSGGVLTWAGAITAGALLETLLSHVDSIPYLQKRLDGWTQDLSQMTDQTVQSLYAIGSGGLKGLGLGNSVEKQLWLPESTNDFIFSVVCEELGFIGAVLIIVLFVLFIVQGLLIAYKAENLYCTMVGIGIMAQIAWQVFCNIAVVTNTLPNTGISLPFFSSGGTSLILLLAEMGVMVNIGRNGERAAQQREQMRAQREAARAEREAELARKTIDLASARAARTEQ; this comes from the coding sequence ATGGCGACTATCCGCAAAAAACACAGAGCGCCGGTGTCGGTGTTCCAGCGAGACCCGGGCCCGTGGTCCCGGCTGCTGATCGACTGGCTGGCTACGCTGGCCGTTATTATGATCTTTGGACTGGTGATGCTGTTCAGCGCCAGCTACACCACCGGCTACCTGCGCATGGGCGACAGCTTCCACTACATCAAGCAGCAGGCGCTGTGCATGATGCTGGGGCTGGGCTGTATGTTCCTGATGAGCTATATGGACCACCGTTTCCTGCGCAAGATGGTGGTGCCGGGGTACATCATCGTGCTGGCCATGCTGGCCGTCACCCTGACCATGGCACCCCTGAACGGCTGCCGCCGCTGGATCCGCTTCGGCGGGCTTACGCTGCAATCCTCGGAGGTGGCAAAGTTTGAGATGATCCTGTTCAGCTCCCACCTTGCGGCCAAAGCGCCGCAGGTGGAGCGGCTGGACCCGGAGCGCCGCATCCTGCTTACCCCACAGGAGTGGCTGCGGGTGCGGGTGTGGAAGCAGCTGGTAGTGCCGGTGCTGCCCCTTATACCGGTGGTCATCCTGCTGGCGCTGGAGCCGCACATGTCCGGCATCGTGCTGACAGTGGCGGTGGTGGGCACCATCCTGCTGCTGTCCGGCAGCGGCGGTGTGCTGACATGGGCGGGTGCCATCACGGCGGGCGCGTTGCTGGAGACCCTGCTCTCCCATGTGGACTCCATCCCTTACCTGCAAAAGCGTCTGGACGGCTGGACGCAGGATCTGAGCCAGATGACCGACCAGACCGTGCAGAGCCTTTACGCCATCGGCTCCGGCGGGCTGAAGGGGCTGGGGCTGGGCAACAGCGTGGAAAAGCAGCTCTGGCTGCCGGAAAGCACCAACGACTTCATCTTCAGTGTGGTGTGCGAGGAACTGGGCTTCATTGGCGCAGTGCTCATCATCGTGCTGTTCGTGCTGTTCATCGTGCAGGGGCTGCTCATCGCCTATAAGGCCGAGAATTTGTACTGCACCATGGTAGGCATCGGCATTATGGCGCAGATCGCGTGGCAGGTGTTCTGCAACATCGCCGTGGTCACCAACACCCTGCCCAACACCGGCATCAGCCTGCCCTTCTTCTCCTCCGGCGGCACCAGTCTGATCCTGTTGCTGGCAGAGATGGGCGTAATGGTGAACATAGGCCGCAACGGCGAGCGGGCAGCGCAGCAGCGGGAGCAGATGCGTGCCCAGCGGGAAGCCGCCCGCGCCGAGCGGGAAGCAGAGCTTGCCCGCAAGACTATTGACTTGGCTTCTGCCCGCGCAGCCCGTACAGAACAGTAA